Genomic window (Sphingomonas sp. HF-S4):
GCTGCAAGCGCCGCACGTGATGCCATAGGGAAAACGTGAAGATGACAGCGATTGCCATCGGCGCCAGCAGCAGCCGTTCATCGGTTAGCGCAATGAAAGTGATCGACAGCCCGATGGCCAACAAGCCGTTGACCGCCATCGGCAAGCCGAGGCCGACCATGTAATCGAGCAGCTTCCCGTCGTTGACCGTGCGCGACAGGATGTCGCCGATATTCTGGCGGTCGTGGAAGGGCTGCCCCTTTCGGAGCAGGCTTCGGAACAACTCGTCGCGGCTGTCCCGCTTGAGCCGCTGCGCCACGGTCTCGACGGCCCCGATGGATATGGCTTCGGCCAGGAACCGCCCGACGACCAGCCCGAGCACCGACAACATGATCATCAGCAAGTCTGATCGTGCGATGCCAGGCGCAGTGACCACGGCGAAGGCCTTGCCGGTATAGAGCGGCACGAAGGTTGCCGCCAGGTTCGAGCCAATAGCCGCGATCAGGAAGACCAAGAGCAGCCGGCGCTCGGGAAGCAGCTGCGCGGCTACCCAGCGGCTGGTTCTCAATGCGGAACCAGGGCCGCGCTCAGCCATGCCCGGTGCGGATGCTCCCGACATGGCTCAGCCGACAGCAACCGCGCGGTCAATCACGAAGATCTGCTGCACGGGATCGAAGTTCAGTTGCTCCATCACCTGATCGCAGATCTTGGACGCCTCCAGCGCATCCGCTATCGAAGGTCGATCGGATGAACCGAATTCCCGCGAACGGCACGCGGCCAGAAACGCTTCCAACTCCGGGCCGAACCCGCTTCGGGCCCAGCCGTGATCGAGGTTGCGCGTCGAGTGCAAAAGCGCTCGGGACGGCGTACCGGCGTCCATTTCCAAAAGCACCTGCTCGAGCGAGGGGGCGGTGAACGTGCTGCCGTCCGCACCTTCCACCGACACCTCGACCACAAACTTCATGGTATGATTGCCAACGCGCAGCACCGAAAGCGATCCGTCGGTATGTCGGAGGAGGATCGTCGCGAAGAAGTGATTCATATCCCGGTGGATTGCATGCACGTCGATCTTGCTGATCGGCGCAGGCTGGAACCAGCGCGCGAGGTCGAGTGCGTGCACGCCATTCTGGCGGAGCCACGCTTCCACCGTGTTTTCGACTCCCCACTGCGGCGTCTCAGGATGCCGGCTAAAGAAGTTGATCGACACCGTGGAGGGCGTGGCCCGAATGCGGTGCGTAAGGCTGTGAAGCTGCTGGAGCGTCTCGGCATACCGGAAGTTGAATCCGACCTGGACCTGGGCGGTCGAATGCCGGACGAGCTCGTTCAGGCCTGCCAGCACGACCGTGGATTCGCCGGCGGGCTTTTCCACGAAGCAACTGATCCCGCGCTCGACGAGGTATCTCGTCAACGCGGACGACGGCTGCGGCGGAACCGCCAATATCGCGGCGTCGACGGCGCCCAGGTCGAGCTCTTCGACTCTCGCCACTGCGCGTGCCGCGCCTGTCCGGGCTTGCATTGCGTGCGCAAGCGTCAGGTCGTCATCCACGCAGGCGACGATTTGGTGCCCCTGGAGGCGTTGCAGGAACGGCACCAGATTCTGCCCCATCTGGCGGCCGCAGCCGATCAGCGCGAGCCGTATCGTGTCAGTCATGGTGCACCTCGCACTCTAGAGCCCAGGAGCGAAGGGCGCGGACCGCCCTTTGCGTCAGGTCCTCGTGATCGATTTCGCGATGCGCGAGGCACACGAAGGACGGATGTCCTTCCAGCAACAGGATGCCCTCGGCAGAGAAGGCCTGCAGCAGTTCGGACCGCCATTTCTTATTGCCCAGAACATGGTCGCCGTAGACGAGTTCGAACATGCTCCCCCCGAGCACGGGTTCGGCTCGAACGAAGTCGGCAACCCCGACGCGAGTGGCGGCTTCGGTGATCGTGGCAGCGATGGCCGTGCCGATCGTGCCCAGTTCCTGCCATCCATCCGCGCTGGCGCCAATCGGCCGCTCGAGGATGTCGGCGGTTACCGTCGCCGCGTAGACCGTCACCATCTCCTTGGAAAAAGTGCCGCTCAGGCGCGCCTGCTCCGCGTGCGCCATAAGCTCTCGATTGCCCACGAGCACGCTGATGGGGGCTCCGTTCGCCAATGCCTTGCCCAGGACGATCATATCGGCACCCAGGGCGTTGTCGTGCGCATACCCCAAAGGCGAGATGCGGCCACCGGTCTTCGTCTCATCGAAAACGGTAAGCAGGCCGGCTTTCCGACACATTGCCAGGGCCTCCGCCAGAATCGTCGGCGAAGTCCGGTCCGCAAGGTACGCGTCGAAGACGAAGCACCCCAAACGGCCGGCGTTTTCCTCCAATAGGGTTTCCAGGGATTCGAGCTGCAGATCTACCCAATTCAGGATGGGCTCGTCGGGTCCGACACCCCGCATTGCCTGCGTATAGCGCAGTTGCTCGCGCAACGGAGAATTCTGGGGCTCATGCCATTTGAGCGAATTGGCTACCTGGGAATCGTGCCAGCCCACATACCCGGCGCGGATGATGCCCAGCCGCCCATTCTCCATGGCTGCCAGTCGGAAAGCGGCCGTCACCGCTTCAGAGGCGGTTTTGAAGAAGGCGCCACGATCTCCGGGCCGATCCCGAAGCAAGTGACCGAGATACTTCTCATGAAATTCGGAATATCCCGGCATCATCATGCCGTTGGCGAGCAGGCTGCATATTCTTTCATTATATTCTATATTTGCATGACCGATGATAACCGGCCCATATCCCATGACAAAATCCAAATATGGACGCCCGAGATCATCCCAGACCGTACCGTCTTTTCCCCGTGAGAATAATAACTGCTTATTATCTGTCCGGAATTTTTTGGTTATCTTCGAATGGGCGATACGATCTAAGTTCAAGGCGCTCTCCATCGTAAGATAATTATAGAAATAATCCACCAATTTATATTTGGTTTTGCGTAATATTCTCGACATTAACCTCAGTTAAATCGAATTTACGCGCAAATAAGAGCGCGCAATACTAGCACGATGCGTCATGAATCCAATTATACTGTCAGGCAAAATTCACGTAGATCACTAGTGATGTCAGTGACAATGCCCCACTTCGGTGATCTGCTTATATAAAACAGAATCAACATGACTTTACATAACGATTCGTGACCGAACTTTTTGTTTGTGTCAACTGTGTTACACACTCAGCGAGTGGAGAGTGTCGATTGGCATGATGGGCGCTACGAAAGCTATTCTACCACCCCGCGAAATCACCGGTGATACGGTGCCTATCTTTGGCCGCGGGATGCAGTGGCCGGTCGCCGCTTATTTGGTCGATACGTGCATGGATCGTGCTGCCATCGACTAGGCGTTTGAGCCCGGAATTTGCTGGGGATCCTCGGCGCGGTCGGGCGTTCTATCACACCCTCGGCCGAAACTGCGACGAAAGCGCCATAGAGCGCCGCCTGAGCGAGGGGCTTAACCGCCGCCTCCTGGAACCTCCGGTTCGTGCGTTCGACCTGGCAATCGGTCCAAAGGTGCCTCGGGCACATCCAGCCCAAAGCCCATCTCGGCACTTCATCAACGCTCACATCAACGCCTGCCGGTCCAAACACCGTGCGAGATAGTCGATCAGCGGGTCGCGCAGCGGCGCGGGCTCGATGATGCGCCATAGACCCGACAGGTCCGCGCCCAGCGCGCACCGGGCGGCGGGGTGCCGGCTATAAGGCAGCGGGCCCTGGTTGCCGCCGTCGATCAGGCTAGGGGCCTCTCAGTGCGCGTCGACGAAACCGAAATCGCCGCCACCAAAAATTTGGCGACGGCGATTCCGAGACTGGCGGCAAGTGCCGCATAGATGACGATATGGGTGCGTCAGCCCAACGCCGGGGACGCGCTCATCGGGATTAGTCGAGCCCCAGCTTGTGGAGCACCTTGCCGATGATGCCCTTGGTTCCGGCCGGGCCTGCGGCGATCTTCGCCTCGGCCTTTTCGTTGTATCCCGAGCTTTCGGGAATTGAATGATTGTGCACCGGCTGGGTCGATGCGGGCGGGTCCGACGCGTCCATCGACTCGTCTAGTGCCCTGTCGAGCCGTGCCTCCTTGCTCTCGGGGTTGCGTTCCAGCCGCTCGACGATCGAGCGGTCCGTGCCGGCATCCGCCGAATTCGCAGTTACGCGCTCGGCCTTCGCGGTCGTTGCGTTGGTGTCGGCATCCTCGGCTCCCGGTGCCACCGACATCCTGTCCATTGCCGGGTCGATCGCATTCGCATTCATGACTCACTCTCCTGAGCGTTGCCTGACTGAAACGACCGTCCCGCGAGTCGCGTTCCGTGCATGGAAATCCGTCGCAAACAAAAACGGCCCGGCGGGGATTCCGCCGGGCCGTGTCTTGTCTCGTTCCGTCGCGGACTTAGTCGCGCGCGCTGCCGAACAGGCGGAGCAGGAACAGGAACATGTTGATGAAGTCGAGATAGAGGTTGAGCGCCCCCATGATCGCGACCTTGCCCTGCATCTGGGTGCCGGCGACATGCTGGTAGATGCTCTTGATCTTCTGCGTGTCGTACGCGGTCAGCCCTGCGAAGATCAGCACGCCGATCGCGCTGATCACCAGCCCCATCGTTCCCGACTGGAGGAACAGGTTGACGATCGACGCCACGATCAGCCCGATCAGGCCCATGATCAGGAAGGTGCCGAGGCCCGAAAGGTCCTTCTTGGTGGTGTAGCCGTAGAGGCTGAGGCCGGCGAAGCCCGCCGCGGTCGCGAAGAACACGCCCGCGATCGACGTCGCGGTATAAGCGAGGAAGATCGTCGAGAGCGACGCGCCCATCAGTGCGGCATAGACGAAGAACAGCGTCTTGAGCGTGCTCTCCGACATCTTCTCCTGCCCGAAGCTCATCGCGAACACGATCGCCAGCGGCGACAGCGTCACGATCCAGCCGAGCATCGTCGGGGAATAGCCGCGCGCGGTCTGTTGGACCATCAGCTCGACCAGGCTGGTATTGCCGACCACCAGCGCGATGATCGCAGTGAGCAACACGCCCGAGAGCATGTAGTTGTAGACCGACAGCATATAGGCACGCAGACCCGCGTCATATGCCTCGGCGCGCGCGTCGGTCGCCGCGTATGCCGCGCCAGTCCGTGGATCAGACCAATTCGCCATTATGAACTCCTTTGCCCGGCAACGCGCCGGATGCGCCGAATATCGGGCCTGAACCGGCCCTTTTCAAGCGAAACCGGTGTGCGCGCTCTCGCAACCGGGCTAAGTGCTGCGCCATGCACCGCCTTTTCGTCGGCCTTCGCCCCCCGCCTGCGATCCGCGCGCAGCTACTTGCGCTGATGGGCGGCGTCGCCAATGCGCGCTGGCAGGACGACGCCCAGCTCCACATCACGCTGCGCTTCATCGGTGAAGTCGCGCGCCCCCAGGCCGAGGACGCTGCGATCGCGCTCTCGAACATCCACTACCCGCCGATCCCCGTCGCGCTCGCCGGCGTCGGCCAGTTCGACAGCCGTGGCCGCCCCAACGCGCTCTGGGCCGGTCTCCGCCCGCGCGACGCGCTCGCCGCACTCCACAAGAAGATCGACCAGGCGCTGGTCCGTTGCGGCCTGGAGCCCGAGCGCCGCGCCTATCTGCCCCACATCACGCTGGCCCGGATGAACGCCAGCGCCGGCACCACCGATCGCTTCCTCGAAGCGCATGCCGGCCTCGCCAGCCCGAACTTCACGCTCGATCATTTCCTGCTGTTCGAAAGCACGCTCGGCAGCGAAGGCGCCGCCTACGAGGTGGTCGAACGCTACCCGTTAAGAGCCTGAAATTCCGCCCTTGCAGCGCAGCTCCGGGGAAGGGAACCGGAGTGACGGGCTTGAGCCACCGGCGATGGGGCCTCCGCGGACCCCTGCCGGGATCGTTTCGCGCACTACGCAAATACTATGCGAATCTCCGGTTTCCGATCTCGAAACTTAATGCGGCCCCTGCCTAATAGGCAGCCCTCACGATCCGGCCGCGCGCTTCTGCCCGGCCCGTCACTGGGGGAAGATCAAGATGAAGTCCGTCCCGGCCCTCGCGGCCGCAATGTTCGTTTTCGCAATCGCCGCGCCGGCATTTGCGCAGGATGCTGCCGAAACCGAGCCCACGCCTGCCGTCACCGTCAGTGGTTCGGCGACGATCGCCTCGGATTACCGCTTCCGTGGCGTCTCGCAGAGCAACAACGAGATGGTCGTGCAGGGCGGCGTCACCGTCACGCATGAGAGCGGCCTCTATGGCGGCGTGTGGGGCTCGAACCTCGCCGGCTGGGGAACGTTCGGCGGGGCCAATATGGAGCTCGATCTGATCGTCGGCTACAAGCACCCGCTTGGCGACAACGGCGCGATCGACATCGGCCTGACCTGGTATTTCTATCCCGGCGGCGCGGACAAGACCGACTTCGCCGAGCCCTATGTCAAGCTGTCGGGCACTGCCGGCCCGGTGAGCCTGCTCGCCGGCGTCGCCTACGCGCCGAAGCAGGAAGCGCTGGGCAAGTGGTACAACACCGGTGCCGATGCCGCTGCGGGAGTCTATAACAATCCCGGCGCCAAGGATGATAATCTCTATCTGTGGGGCGACGCCGCTGCCGGCATCAAGGGCACGCCGTTCACCCTCAAGGCCCATCTCGGCCATTCGGATGGCAATCCCGGCCTCGGTCCTAACGCCACCAGCGTCGCTCCGACCGGCAGCTATTGGGATTGGTCGCTCGGCATCGACGCTACGTGGCGCAACCTAACGCTGAACGTCTCGTATGTCGGCAC
Coding sequences:
- a CDS encoding TorF family putative porin codes for the protein MKSVPALAAAMFVFAIAAPAFAQDAAETEPTPAVTVSGSATIASDYRFRGVSQSNNEMVVQGGVTVTHESGLYGGVWGSNLAGWGTFGGANMELDLIVGYKHPLGDNGAIDIGLTWYFYPGGADKTDFAEPYVKLSGTAGPVSLLAGVAYAPKQEALGKWYNTGADAAAGVYNNPGAKDDNLYLWGDAAAGIKGTPFTLKAHLGHSDGNPGLGPNATSVAPTGSYWDWSLGIDATWRNLTLNVSYVGTDISDRDAAYLQPSFSNGQDGTGSIAKGTGLVSLTAAF
- a CDS encoding aminotransferase class III-fold pyridoxal phosphate-dependent enzyme, with the protein product MDYFYNYLTMESALNLDRIAHSKITKKFRTDNKQLLFSRGKDGTVWDDLGRPYLDFVMGYGPVIIGHANIEYNERICSLLANGMMMPGYSEFHEKYLGHLLRDRPGDRGAFFKTASEAVTAAFRLAAMENGRLGIIRAGYVGWHDSQVANSLKWHEPQNSPLREQLRYTQAMRGVGPDEPILNWVDLQLESLETLLEENAGRLGCFVFDAYLADRTSPTILAEALAMCRKAGLLTVFDETKTGGRISPLGYAHDNALGADMIVLGKALANGAPISVLVGNRELMAHAEQARLSGTFSKEMVTVYAATVTADILERPIGASADGWQELGTIGTAIAATITEAATRVGVADFVRAEPVLGGSMFELVYGDHVLGNKKWRSELLQAFSAEGILLLEGHPSFVCLAHREIDHEDLTQRAVRALRSWALECEVHHD
- a CDS encoding Bax inhibitor-1/YccA family protein translates to MANWSDPRTGAAYAATDARAEAYDAGLRAYMLSVYNYMLSGVLLTAIIALVVGNTSLVELMVQQTARGYSPTMLGWIVTLSPLAIVFAMSFGQEKMSESTLKTLFFVYAALMGASLSTIFLAYTATSIAGVFFATAAGFAGLSLYGYTTKKDLSGLGTFLIMGLIGLIVASIVNLFLQSGTMGLVISAIGVLIFAGLTAYDTQKIKSIYQHVAGTQMQGKVAIMGALNLYLDFINMFLFLLRLFGSARD
- a CDS encoding Gfo/Idh/MocA family protein, coding for MTDTIRLALIGCGRQMGQNLVPFLQRLQGHQIVACVDDDLTLAHAMQARTGAARAVARVEELDLGAVDAAILAVPPQPSSALTRYLVERGISCFVEKPAGESTVVLAGLNELVRHSTAQVQVGFNFRYAETLQQLHSLTHRIRATPSTVSINFFSRHPETPQWGVENTVEAWLRQNGVHALDLARWFQPAPISKIDVHAIHRDMNHFFATILLRHTDGSLSVLRVGNHTMKFVVEVSVEGADGSTFTAPSLEQVLLEMDAGTPSRALLHSTRNLDHGWARSGFGPELEAFLAACRSREFGSSDRPSIADALEASKICDQVMEQLNFDPVQQIFVIDRAVAVG
- the thpR gene encoding RNA 2',3'-cyclic phosphodiesterase, which produces MHRLFVGLRPPPAIRAQLLALMGGVANARWQDDAQLHITLRFIGEVARPQAEDAAIALSNIHYPPIPVALAGVGQFDSRGRPNALWAGLRPRDALAALHKKIDQALVRCGLEPERRAYLPHITLARMNASAGTTDRFLEAHAGLASPNFTLDHFLLFESTLGSEGAAYEVVERYPLRA